Proteins encoded by one window of Manis pentadactyla isolate mManPen7 chromosome X, mManPen7.hap1, whole genome shotgun sequence:
- the HCFC1 gene encoding host cell factor 1 isoform X5 has translation MASAVSPANSPAVLLQPRWKRVVGWSGPVPRPRHGHRAVAIKELIVVFGGGNEGIVDELHVYNTATNQWFIPAVRGDIPPGCAAYGFVCDGTRLLVFGGMVEYGKYSNDLYELQASRWEWKRLKAKTPKNGPPPCPRLGHSFSLVGNKCYLFGGLANDSEDPKNNIPRYLNDLYILELRPGSGVVAWDIPITYGVLPPPRESHTAVVYTEKDNKKSKLVIYGGMSGCRLGDLWTLDIETLTWNKPSLSGVAPLPRSLHSATTIGNKMYVFGGWVPLVMDDVKVATHEKEWKCTNTLACLNLDTMAWETILMDTLEDNIPRARAGHCAVAINTRLYIWSGRDGYRKAWNNQVCCKDLWYLETEKPPPPARVQLVRANTNSLEVSWGAVATADSYLLQLQKYDIPATAATATSPTPNPVPSVPANPPKSPAPAAAAPAVQPLTQVGITLLPQAAAAPPTTTTIQVLPTVPGSSISMPTAARTQGVPAVLKVTGPQATTGTPLVTMRPASQAGKAPVTVTSLPAGVRMVVPTQSAQGTVIGSNPQMSGMAALAAAAAATQKIPPSSAPTVLSVPAGTTIVKTVAVTPGTTTLPATVKVASSPVMVSNPATRMLKTAAAQVGTSVSSAANTSTRPIITVHKSGTVTVAQQAQVVTTVVGGVTKTITLVKSPISVPGGSALISNLGKVMSVVQTKPVQTSAVTGQASTGPVTQIIQTKGPLPAGTILKLVTSADGKPTTIITTTQASGAGTKPTILGISSVSPSTTKPGTTTIIKTIPMSAIITQAGATGVTSTPGIKSPITIITTKVMTSGTGAPAKIITAVPKIATGHGQQGVTQVVLKGAPGQPGTILRTVPMGGVRLVTPVTVSAVKPAVTTLVVKGTTGVTTLGTVTGTVSTSLAGAGGHSTSASLATPITTLGTIATLSSQVINPTAITVSAAQTTLTAAGGLTTPTITMQPVSQPTQVTLITAPSGVEAQPVHDLPVSILASPTTEQPTATVTIADSGQGDVQPGTVTLVCSNPPCETHETGTTNTATTTVVANLGGHPQPTQVQFVCDRQEAAAARVTSTVGQQNGSVVRVCSNPPCETHETGTTSTATTATSNMAGQHGCSNPPCETHETGTTSTATTAMSSLSTGQQRDAWHTCVASTTPTVVRVSVAAGAPERALGSVRPLCQTRQSSVSSSSSMTVVATGAPCVAGPFLRPSLSLEAGGHSATFVQLAPPSGQVRSSGPSGKDSPAAGLGQLVSVGRQLEVHGTHTATIPTISCTTLGAGEPREVRGTPMPAYESLPSATVTVTALEALLCPSAIVTQVCSNPPCETHETGTTNTATTSNAGSAPQVCSNPPCETHETGTTHTPTTATSSGGAGQAEGGQQLPTGRPCETHQTTSTGTTMSVSVGALLPNTAPSHRTLESGLEVVAPPAITPQAGTSLLAVFPAQRVCSNPPCETHETGTTHTATTVTSNMSSNQDPPPAASDQGEVESTQGDSVNITSSNAITTTVSCPLTRAVTTVTQSTPVPGPSVPPPEELQASPGPRQQLPPRQLLQPASTSLMGESAEVLSTSQTSELQAAVDLSSTGDPSSGQEPASSAVVATVVVQPPPPTQSEVDQLSLPQELMAEAQAGTTTLMVTGLTPEELAVTAAAEAAAQAAATEEAQALAIQAVLQAAQQAVMAGTGEPMDTSEAAAAVTQAELGHLSAEGQEGQATTIPIVLTQQELAALVQQQQQLQEAQVQQQHHHLPTEALAPADSLNDPTIESNCLNELAGAVPSTVALLPSTATESLAPSNTFVAPQPVVVASPAKLQAAATLTEVANGIESLGVKPDLPPPPSKVPVKKENQWFDVGVIKGTNVMVTHYFLPPDDAVPSDDDSGTVPDYNQLKKQELQPGTAYKFRVAGINACGRGPFSEISAFKTCLPGFPGAPCAIKISKSPDGAHLTWEPPSVTSGRIIEYSVYLAIQSSQAGGEPKSSTPAQLAFMRVYCGPSPSCLVQSSSLSNAHIDYTTKPAIIFRIAARNEKGYGPATQVRWLQETSKDSSGAKPATKRPMSSLEMKSAPKKSKADGQ, from the exons CCGTGTCGCCCGCCAACTCGCCAGCTGTGCTTTTGCAGCCCCGCTGGAAGCGAGTGGTGGGCTGGTCGGGTCCAGTGCCCCGGCCCCGCCACGGCCACCGCGCCGTGGCCATCAAGGAGCTCATCGTGGTGTTCGGCGGCGGCAACGAGGGGATAGTGGACGAACTGCACGTGTACAACACGG CAACCAACCAGTGGTTCATCCCAGCCGTGAGAGGGGATATTCCCCCTGGGTGTGCAGCCTATGGCTTTGTATGTGATGGGACTCGCTTACTGGTGTTCGGTGGAATGGTGGAGTACGGGAAATACAGCAACGACCTCTATGAGCTTCAG GCAAGCCGGTGGGAGTGGAAAAGACTCAAAGCAAAGACGCCCAAAAATGGGCCCCCTCCATGTCCTCGGCTTGGGCACAGCTTCTCCCTTGTGGGCAACAAATGCTACCTGTTTGGGGGTCTGGCCAACGACAGTGAGGACCCTAAGAACAACATTCCAAG GTACCTGAATGACTTATACATCCTGGAACTGCGGCCAGGCTCTGGAGTGGTAGCCTGGGACATCCCTATCACTTACGGCGTCCTGCCCCCGCCCCGGGAGTCACATACTGCTGTGGTCTACACTGAGAAAGACAACAAGAAATCTAAGCTGGTGATCTACGGAGGGATGAGTGGCTGCAGGCTGGGGGACCTCTGGACTCTGGATATCG AGACTCTGACATGGAATAAACCAAGTCTCAGTGGGGTGGCACCTCTTCCTCGAAGTCTCCACTCAGCCACAACCATAGGAAACAA AATGTACGTGTTTGGTGGCTGGGTGCCTCTCGTCATGGATGACGTCAAAGTGGCCACACACGAGAAGGAGTGGAAGTGTACCAACACACTGGCTTGTCTCAACCTGG ATACCATGGCCTGGGAGACCATCCTGATGGACACGCTGGAGGACAATATCCCCCGAGCCCGAGCCGGCCACTGTGCCGTAGCAATCAACACCCGCCTGTACATTTGGAGTGGGCGTGACGGCTACCGAAAGGCCTGGAACAACCAGGTCTGCTGCAAGGACCTCTGGTACCTGGAAACAG AAAAGCCACCCCCCCCAGCCCGGGTACAGCTGGTGCGAGCCAACACCAACTCCCTGGAGGTGAGCTGGGGAGCAGTGGCAACAGCCGACAGTTACCTTCTGCAGCTCCAGAAATATGACATTCCTGCCACGGCTGCTACTGCCACCTCCCCCACGCCCAATCCAGTCCCATCTGTGCCTGCCAACCCTCCCAAGAGCCCTGCCCCGGCAGCAGCCGCACCTGCTGTGCAGCCGCTGACCCAAGTAGGCATCACGCTCCTGCCCCAGGCTGCCGCCGCACCCCCGACTACCACCACCATCCAGGTCTTGCCGACGGTGCCTGGCAGCTCGATTTCCATGCCCACCGCAGCCAGGACTCAAG GTGTCCCTGCTGTTCTCAAAGTCACTGGTCCTCAGGCTACAACAGGAACCCCATTGGTCACCATGCGACCTGCCAGCCAGGCTGGGAAAGCCCCTGTCACTGTGACCTCCCTTCCGGCAGGCGTGCGAATGGTCGTACCAACACAGAGTGCCCAAGGGACG GTGATTGGCAGCAACCCACAGATGAGTGGGATGGCTGCATTGGCAGCTGCAGCCGCTGCCACCCAGAAGATCCCTCCTTCCTCGGCGCCCACAGTGCTGAGTGTCCCAGCAGGTACCACCATCGTCAAAACTGTGGCCGTGACGCCTGGCACTACCACCCTCCCGGCTACTGTGAAGGTGGCCTCCTCACCAGTTATG GTGAGCAACCCAGCCACTCGCATGCTGAAGACTGCAGCTGCCCAGGTGGGGACTTCTGTCTCCTCCGCTGCCAACACATCTACCCGCCCCATTATCACTGTGCACAAGTCAGGGACTGTGACGGTTGCCCAGCAAGCCCAGGTGGTGACCACCGTGGTGGGTGGGGTCACCAAGACTATTACCCTGGTGAAGAGCCCCATTTCTGTCCCAGGAGGCAGTGCTCTG ATTTCCAATCTGGGCAAAGTGATGTCAGTGGTCCAGACCAAACCAGTTCAGACGTCAGCAGTCACAGGCCAGGCATCTACAGGCCCAGTGACTCAGATCATCCAG ACCAAAGGGCCCTTGCCAGCTGGGACTATCCTGAAGCTGGTGACCTCAGCAGATGGCAAGCCCACTACCATCATCACTACCACGCAGGCCAGTGGGGCTGGGACTAAGCCCACCATCCTGGGCATCAGCAGTGTGTCCCCCAGCACCACCAAGCCTGGCACAACCACCATCATCAAGACCATCCCCATGTCAGCCATCATCACACAGGCGGGCGCCACGG GTGTGACCAGCACTCCTGGTATCAAGTCCCCCATCACCATTATCACCACCAAGGTCATGACATCAGGAACTGGAGCACCTGCCAAAATCATCACTGCTGTTCCCAAGATTGCCACTGGCCATGGGCAACAGGGAGTGACCCAG GTGGTGCTAAAGGGGGCCCCTGGACAGCCAGGCACCATCCTCCGCACTGTGCCCATGGGGGGCGTCCGCCTAGTCACCCCTGTCACTGTCTCCGCTGTGAAGCCTGCTGTCACTACACTGGTTGTGAAGGGCACCACAG GCGTCACAACCCTTGGCACTGTGACGGGCACCGTTTCTACCAGCCTTGCTGGAGCTGGGGGCCACAGTACCAGTGCCTCCCTGGCCACGCCCATCACCACCTTGGGCACCATTGCCACCCTCTCAAGCCAGGTGATCAACCCCACTGCCATCACTGTGTCAGCTGCACAGACCACGCTGACAGCAGCTGGTGGGCTCACAACCCCCACCATCACCATGCAG CCTGTTTCTCAGCCTACCCAGGTGACTCTGATCACAGCACCCAGTGGGGTCGAGGCCCAGCCTGTACATGACCTCCCCGTGTCCATTCTGGCCTCGCCAACTACAGAACAGCCCACAGCCACAGTTACCATTGCTGACTCGGGCCAGGGTGATGTGCAGCCTGGCACTGTGACGCTGGTGTGCTCCAACCCGCCCTGCGAGACCCATGAGACAGGCACCACCAACACCGCCACCACCACAGTCGTAGCTAACCTCGGGGGGCACCCCCAGCCCACCCAAGTGCAGTTCGTCTGTGACAGACAGGAGGCAGCTGCTGCTCGTGTGACCTCGACGGTGGGGCAGCAGAACGGCAGCGTGGTTCGCGTCTGCTCCAACCCACCATGTGAGACCCACGAGACGGGCACCACCAGCACGGCCACCACTGCCACCTCCAACATGGCTGGGCAGCACGGCTGCTCCAACCCGCCCTGCGAGACCCATGAGACGGGCACCACCAGCACAGCCACCACCGCCATGTCAAGCCTCAGCACTGGCCAGCAGCGAGACGCCTGGCACACCTGTGTGGCCAGTACCACCCCCACTGTGGTCCGCGTCAGCGTGGCTGCTGGGGCGCCGGAGAGAGCCCTGGGTTCTGTCAGGCCGTTGTGCCAAACCCGCCAGAGCAGtgtgagcagcagcagcagcatgacTGTGGTGGCCACTGGGGCCCCATGTGTGGCTGGCCCGTTCCTCAGGCCAAGCCTGTCCCTGGAGGCTGGTGGCCATAGCGCCACATTTGTGCAGTTGGCCCCTCCAAGTGGCCAAGTCAGGTCCAGCGGCCCCAGTGGCAAGGACAGCCCTGCAGCAGGCCTGGGTCAGCTGGTGTCTGTGGGGCGTCAGCTGGAGGTACATGGCACCCATACAGCCACCATCCCCACCATATCCTGCACCACCCTGGGTGCAGGGGAGCCCCGTGAGGTGCGGGGGACCCCCATGCCTGCATATGAGAGCTTGCCTAGTGCCACTGTAACTGTGACAGCCCTGGAGGCACTGCTGTGCCCCTCAGCCATCGTGACCCAAGTCTGCTCCAACCCGCCCTGCGAAACCCACGAGACGGGCACTACCAACACCGCCACTACCTCGAATGCAGGCAGTGCCCCGCAGGTCTGCTCTAACCCGCCTTGCGAGACCCACGAGACGGGCACCACCCATACACCCACCACTGCCACCTCCAGCGGGGGTGCGGGCCAGGCTGAGGGTGGGCAGCAGCTGCCCACCGGCCGTCCCTGTGAGACGCACCAGACCACGTCCACTGGTACCACCATGTCAGTCAGTGTGGGTGCCCTGCTCCCCAACACCGCCCCCTCCCACAGGACCCTGGAGTCTGGCCTGGAGGTGGTAGCACCGCCCGCCATCACTCCCCAGGCTGGGACTTCCTTGCTGGCTGTTTTCCCAGCACAGAGGGTGTGCTCCAACCCCCCCTGTGAGACGCATGAGACAGGCACCACGCACACAGCCACCACTGTCACCTCCAACATGAGCTCAAACCAAG ATCCCCCCCCAGCTGCCAGTgaccagggagaggtggagagcaCCCAGGGCGACAGCGTGAACATCACCAGCTCTAATGCCATCACCACAACCGTATCCTGCCCACTGACACGGGCCGTAACCACCGTGACACAGTCCACACCTGTCCCGGGCCCCTCTGTGCCG CCCCCAGAGGAACTCCAGGCCTCACCAGGGCCTCGCCAGCAGCTGCCGCCACGGCAACTCCTGCAGCCTGCCTCCACATCCCTGATGGGGGAGTCTGCCGAGGTCCTGTCTACTTCCCAGACCTCTGAGCTCCAGGCCGCTGTGGATCTGAGCAGTACAGGGGACCCATCTTCAGGCCAGGAGCCTGCCAGCTCAGCTGTGGTGGCCACTGTGGTAGTCCAGCCACCCCCACCCACGCAGTCTGAAGTAGACCAGTTGTCACTTCCCCAAGAGCTGATGGCTGAGGCCCAGGCGGGTACCACCACTCTCATGGTAACAGGGCTCACCCCTGAGGAGCTAGCAGTGACTGCTGCCGCCGAAGCAGCTGCCCAGGCTGCAGCCACAGAGGAAGCCCAGGCCCTGGCCATTCAGGCAGTGCTCCAGGCCGCGCAGCAGGCTGTCATGG CAGGCACTGGGGAGCCCATGGATACGTCTGAGGCAGCGGCAGCCGTGACCCAGGCAGAGCTGGGCCACCTGTCAGCTGAGGGCCAGGAGGGCCAGGCCACCACCATCCCCATCGTGCTGACACAACAGGAGCTGGCTGCTCTGGTGCAGCAACAGCAGCAGCTCCAGGAGGCACAGGTCCAGCAACAGCACCATCACCTCCCCACTGAGGCGCTGGCCCCTGCTGACAGCCTCAACGACCCAACCATTGAGAGCAACTGCCTCAATGAGCTGGCTGGGGCCGTCCCCAGCACTGTGGCCCTGTTGCCCTCCACAGCCACCGAGA GCCTGGCTCCATCCAACACATTTGTGGCCCCCCAGCCAGTCGTGGTAGCCAGCCCTGCAAAGCTGCAGGCCGCAGCTACTCTGACTGAAGTGGCCAACGGCATTGAGTCCCTGGGTGTG AAGCCAGACCTACCACCCCCGCCAAGCAAAGTCCCCGTGAAGAAGGAAAACCAGTGGTTTGATGTGGGGGTCATTAAGGGTACCAATGTAATGGTGACACACTATTTCCTGCCACCAGATGATGCTGTCCCATCTGAT GATGATTCAGGCACTGTCCCCGACTATAACCAGCTGAAGAAGCAGGAGCTGCAGCCAGGCACAGCGTATAAGTTCCGTGTTGCCGGGATCAATGCCTGTGGCCGGGGGCCTTTCAGCGAGATCTCAGCCTTTAAGACATGTCTGCCTGGTTTCCCAGGGGCCCCCTGTGCCATTAAAATCAGCAAA AGTCCGGATGGTGCTCACCTCACCTGGGAGCCGCCTTCAGTGACCTCCGGCAGGATCATTGAGTACTCAGTGTACCTGGCCATCCAGAGCTCCCAGGCTGGAGGGGAGCCCAAGAGCTCCACCCCGGCGCAGCTGGCCTTCATGCGGGTGTACTGCgggcccagcccctcctgcctcGTGCAGTCCTCCAGCCTCTCCAATGCCCACATTGACTACACCACCAAGCCCGCCATCATCTTCCGCATCGCTGCCCGCAACGAGAAGGGCTACGGCCCAGCCACCCAAGTCAGGTGGTTACAAG AAACCAGTAAGGACAGCTCTGGCGCCAAGCCAGCCACCAAGCGGCCCATGTCCTCCCTGGAGAT GAAATCTGCTCCAAAGAAATCTAAGGCAGACGGTCAGTGA